Proteins from a single region of Methanofastidiosum sp.:
- a CDS encoding DUF427 domain-containing protein — protein sequence MVKASWNGKVLAESNKTIEVEGNQYFPPDSIKKEYFKESDYHTTCPWKGFAYYYDIVVDGKVNKDAAWYYPQPKEAAKQITGYVAFWKGVEVK from the coding sequence ATGGTAAAAGCAAGTTGGAATGGAAAAGTTTTGGCTGAGAGTAATAAAACGATAGAAGTTGAAGGGAATCAATACTTTCCTCCAGATTCAATTAAAAAAGAATATTTTAAAGAGAGCGATTATCACACAACATGTCCATGGAAAGGATTCGCATATTATTATGACATTGTAGTAGATGGAAAAGTGAACAAGGATGCAGCTTGGTACTACCCGCAGCCTAAAGAAGCAGCAAAGCAGATTACGGGGTATGTTGCCTTCTGGAAAGGCGTTGAAGTAAAATAA
- a CDS encoding alpha/beta fold hydrolase, with the protein MATQKISFTNSRGLKIEGILDGEGEKGIILSTHFTGFKEVKHYFNLAKALSDNGICALRFDFSDCIGESEGTCEDMTVSNQTKDIFSAIDFLEQKGVKKIGVMGHSLGGLTAINAAANDPRIKVLVSAAAPAKLDWDILFKGKEEEWKKQGYIQFPSWKRGQIKINYGFYLDLKNLDATQLVKRINAPLLVIHPEKDELVTIINSRGIYENANEPKDFVIVKDSDHMFLKQEHEAELIRLSVEWFKKWL; encoded by the coding sequence ATGGCCACACAAAAAATTTCTTTCACAAATTCTAGAGGTTTAAAAATTGAAGGTATACTAGATGGAGAAGGAGAAAAAGGGATTATCCTATCTACTCATTTTACTGGATTTAAAGAAGTAAAACATTATTTTAATCTTGCCAAAGCGCTATCCGATAATGGAATTTGTGCATTAAGATTTGATTTCAGCGACTGCATCGGAGAATCTGAAGGAACTTGTGAGGATATGACAGTATCCAATCAAACAAAAGATATCTTTTCTGCAATCGATTTTCTTGAACAAAAAGGAGTCAAAAAGATAGGTGTGATGGGGCATTCTCTTGGAGGATTAACAGCAATAAACGCAGCAGCGAATGACCCAAGAATAAAAGTTTTAGTTTCTGCAGCAGCGCCTGCAAAACTTGATTGGGACATTCTATTTAAGGGAAAAGAAGAGGAATGGAAAAAACAGGGTTATATACAATTTCCCTCTTGGAAAAGAGGACAGATTAAGATAAATTATGGATTCTATTTAGATCTTAAGAATCTTGATGCAACACAATTAGTAAAACGAATAAATGCCCCTCTACTTGTAATTCATCCGGAAAAAGATGAGTTGGTAACCATAATTAATTCAAGAGGAATATATGAAAATGCTAACGAACCAAAAGATTTTGTAATAGTTAAAGACTCCGACCACATGTTTCTAAAACAAGAACATGAAGCAGAACTTATCAGGCTTTCAGTAGAGTGGTTTAAAAAATGGCTTTGA
- a CDS encoding aspartate aminotransferase family protein — protein MKPLVNKLPGIKSQKILEKLNDINLGNSKPYPFVHSGKGNGVYFEDIDGNIFLDFSSQIASNPLGYNHENLLNVLKKYSDKHPVKYAGQDFIIKEHLDLIEELLSIVPKGMNSAFLINSGAEAVENSIKIALRSQKKAKFGISFKSAFHGRTLGALSCTNSSNVQKKNYLSIPMKRLPFGEEAIAELERLIAQELTPEEIGFVIIEPIQGEGGYNVAPDTLMRYLRKFTKENTIPLIFDEVQSGIGRTGKWFASEHYDITPDIMSSAKALQVGATISNSEYKPEFGSISSTWGGGHLLDIAIGIEIIRTIKEENLLKNIESNGNYLFKRLVELQKEDIVKNVRGKGLMLAFDLESNKKRNDFIMEALGNGLVLLGCAQVGIRLIPPYIISKEEIDKAIELIEASCKKVSEKGFKHEGEIVEYLSCPNCHT, from the coding sequence ATGAAACCTTTAGTAAATAAATTACCAGGTATAAAATCACAGAAGATTTTAGAGAAATTAAATGATATAAACTTGGGGAATTCAAAGCCTTATCCCTTTGTTCATAGTGGAAAAGGAAACGGTGTATATTTTGAAGATATTGATGGGAATATATTCCTTGATTTTTCATCCCAAATAGCTTCAAATCCTTTAGGGTATAATCACGAAAATCTTCTAAATGTATTAAAAAAATATTCTGACAAACATCCCGTAAAGTATGCTGGACAGGATTTTATTATAAAAGAACATTTAGACCTGATTGAAGAATTATTATCCATTGTCCCAAAAGGAATGAATTCAGCATTTTTAATTAATTCTGGAGCAGAAGCGGTTGAAAACTCTATAAAAATTGCTTTAAGGTCACAAAAAAAAGCCAAATTTGGCATCTCGTTTAAAAGTGCTTTTCATGGGAGAACATTAGGTGCTTTGTCATGCACCAATTCTTCAAATGTACAAAAGAAGAACTATCTTTCAATACCAATGAAAAGACTCCCTTTTGGGGAAGAGGCAATAGCCGAACTTGAAAGATTGATTGCCCAAGAATTAACACCAGAAGAAATAGGATTTGTCATAATTGAACCTATCCAAGGCGAGGGAGGGTATAATGTAGCTCCAGATACTTTGATGAGATACTTAAGAAAATTTACAAAAGAAAATACTATCCCACTTATCTTTGATGAAGTTCAATCCGGCATAGGTAGAACTGGAAAATGGTTTGCATCAGAGCACTATGATATAACTCCCGACATAATGTCATCTGCCAAAGCTTTACAAGTTGGGGCGACTATTTCAAACAGTGAATATAAGCCTGAATTCGGATCCATATCATCTACATGGGGCGGCGGACATTTGTTGGACATAGCTATTGGGATTGAGATTATACGTACCATCAAAGAAGAAAATCTTCTAAAAAACATAGAAAGTAATGGAAACTATCTTTTTAAAAGACTCGTAGAACTTCAGAAAGAGGACATAGTCAAAAATGTTAGGGGAAAAGGCTTGATGTTAGCCTTTGATCTTGAGAGTAATAAAAAAAGAAATGATTTTATAATGGAAGCATTGGGAAATGGACTTGTACTCCTTGGGTGCGCCCAGGTAGGTATTAGACTTATACCCCCTTATATAATATCTAAAGAGGAAATTGATAAAGCTATTGAGCTAATAGAGGCTTCTTGCAAGAAAGTATCTGAAAAAGGATTCAAACACGAAGGAGAAATTGTTGAATACTTGTCATGTCCAAATTGCCACACTTAA